The following proteins are encoded in a genomic region of Oceanisphaera profunda:
- a CDS encoding DNA-methyltransferase: MSLERFNLIKDILGTPNFERDGVAIYKMDCLEGMEKIPEQLIDLTITSPPYNIGKEYEEFSELDSYIDWCESWIAQIHRITVADGTFWLNMGYLEVKEKGLAVPIPYLLWNKTPFYFLQEVVWNYAAGVACRKRFSPRNEKLLWYVKNSKSYTFNLDSVRDPDVKYPNQKKNGKLRCNPLGKNPSDVWQITKVTSGKNRSSAERTPHPAQFPLALVERMLKSSSNENDIVLDPFMGSGSTAECALRNGRYVIGFELKEEYIGYAKQRIDSYLEDKELSSRQSVLTL, from the coding sequence ATGAGTTTGGAACGGTTTAATCTTATTAAAGATATTCTTGGAACACCAAATTTTGAACGTGACGGTGTAGCAATATATAAAATGGATTGTCTAGAAGGTATGGAAAAAATACCTGAACAATTAATAGATTTAACTATAACTTCACCTCCATATAATATTGGTAAAGAGTACGAAGAGTTTTCTGAGCTGGATAGTTATATAGATTGGTGCGAAAGTTGGATTGCACAAATACATCGAATTACAGTGGCAGATGGAACGTTTTGGCTAAATATGGGCTATCTTGAAGTAAAGGAAAAAGGGCTTGCAGTTCCTATTCCTTATTTACTTTGGAATAAAACCCCGTTTTATTTTTTACAAGAAGTTGTTTGGAATTACGCTGCAGGTGTAGCCTGCAGAAAGCGTTTCTCCCCACGTAATGAAAAGTTACTTTGGTATGTAAAGAATTCCAAGTCATATACTTTCAATTTGGACTCCGTTAGAGATCCCGATGTTAAATATCCTAACCAGAAAAAAAACGGAAAGCTAAGATGTAATCCTTTAGGAAAAAACCCCTCCGATGTTTGGCAAATAACGAAGGTAACCTCTGGTAAAAATAGGTCATCGGCAGAAAGAACTCCGCATCCGGCACAGTTCCCACTCGCCTTAGTTGAAAGAATGTTAAAGTCATCGAGTAATGAAAATGATATTGTTTTAGATCCTTTTATGGGCTCTGGCAGTACAGCTGAATGCGCATTAAGAAATGGGCGTTATGTCATTGGTTTTGAATTGAAAGAAGAATATATAGGATATGCTAAACAAAGAATAGATAGCTACCTTGAAGATAAAGAACTATCTTCAAGGCAGAGTGTATTAACACTTTAG
- the rpoC gene encoding DNA-directed RNA polymerase subunit beta': MKDLLKFLKAQNKTEEFDGIKIGLASPDMIRSWSFGEVKKPETINYRTFKPERDGLFCARIFGPVKDYECLCGKYKRLKHRGVICEKCGVEVTQTKVRRERMGHIELASPVAHIWFLKSLPSRIGLLLDMTLRDIERVLYFESFVVIEAGMTSLERGQMLSEEQYLDALEEWGDEFDAKMGAEAVLSLLRAIDLGAEIEVMREELGQTNSETKRKKITKRFKLMEAFHGSGNKPEWMVLTVLPVLPPDLRPLVPLDGGRFATSDLNDLYRRVINRNNRLKRLLDLAAPDIIVRNEKRMLQESVDALLDNGRRGRAITGSNKRPLKSLADMIKGKQGRFRQNLLGKRVDYSGRSVIVVGPTLRLHQCGLPKKMALELFKPFIYGKLEARGLATTIKAAKKMVEREEAVVWDVLDDVIREHPVLLNRAPTLHRLGIQAFEPVLIEGKAIQLHPLVCAAYNADFDGDQMAVHVPLTIEAQLEARALMMSTNNILSPANGEPIIVPSQDVVLGLYYMTRDKINAKGEGMILTSAKEAEKVYRGGHAELHAKVKIRITDSERMEDGTEVETTAIRETTIGRAILSLVVPKGLPFSMIDQAMGKKQISKLMNACYRRLGLKESVIFADQLMYTGFQYATLSGVSVGINDLVIPDAKKYIIEEAEAEVSEIQEQFQSGLVTAGERYNKVIDIWASANERVSKAMMENLSKDKVIDRDGNEVLQDSFNSIYMMADSGARGSAAQIRQLAGMRGLMAKPDGSIIETPIIANFREGLNVLQYFNSTHGARKGLADTALKTANSGYLTRRLVDVAQDLVITTDDCGTFDGLWITSLIEGGDVVEQLRDRVLGRVVVEDVIRPGTENEILVARNTLLDEKWCDEIEESSVDRIKVRSVITCDNDHGVCAHCYGRDLARGHLVNQGEAVGVIAAQSIGEPGTQLTMRTFHIGGAASRAAAENSIQVKNPGTLKLVNAKFVTNNDGKTVIVSRSSELTIIDELGQTRENHKLPYGALLEKADGEQVQLGQLVATWDPHTHPIVTEVAGHVKFIDMIDGVTISRQTDELTGLSSIVVMDVNERPASGKELRPTVKLIDDHNNDVIIPGTDLSALYFLPGRSIVSLEDGAVVNVGDAVARIPQESSGTKDITGGLPRVADLFEARLPKEPAILAEISGTIAFGKETKGKRRLVITPLDGGEPFEEMIHKWRHVNVFEGEKVEKGEVLADGPESAHDILRLRGISPVANYIVNEVQEVYRLQGVKINDKHIETIVRQMLRRAEIMNSGDSDFINGEQAEVVRIRQANRALIAANKQPVEYRHVLMGITKASLSTESFISAASFQETTRVLTEAAVSGKVDNLRGLKENVIVGRLVPAGTGFAYHQARNAKRNPDQAVPVSADEVEQNLANLLNATK, from the coding sequence GTGAAAGACTTACTTAAGTTTTTGAAAGCGCAGAATAAGACAGAAGAGTTTGACGGGATCAAAATCGGTCTGGCATCCCCAGACATGATCCGCTCTTGGTCTTTTGGCGAAGTCAAAAAGCCTGAGACCATCAACTACCGTACCTTCAAACCGGAGCGTGACGGTCTTTTCTGTGCCCGGATTTTTGGTCCGGTCAAGGACTATGAGTGTCTGTGTGGTAAGTACAAGCGCCTCAAGCATCGCGGTGTGATCTGCGAAAAATGCGGCGTTGAAGTTACCCAGACCAAAGTGCGCCGTGAGCGCATGGGCCACATTGAGCTGGCCAGTCCGGTTGCTCACATCTGGTTCTTGAAGTCCCTGCCAAGCCGTATCGGTTTGTTGCTGGACATGACACTGCGTGATATCGAGCGCGTGCTGTACTTCGAATCCTTCGTGGTTATCGAAGCCGGCATGACCAGCTTAGAGCGTGGTCAAATGCTGTCAGAAGAGCAGTATTTAGACGCGTTAGAAGAGTGGGGCGACGAATTTGACGCCAAGATGGGTGCCGAAGCGGTACTGTCTTTGCTGCGCGCTATTGATCTCGGTGCCGAGATTGAAGTAATGCGTGAAGAGCTGGGTCAAACCAACTCTGAAACCAAGCGTAAGAAAATTACCAAGCGTTTCAAACTGATGGAAGCTTTCCATGGCTCAGGCAACAAGCCAGAGTGGATGGTGCTAACCGTATTACCAGTATTGCCACCGGATTTGCGTCCTTTGGTACCGCTGGACGGTGGTCGCTTTGCGACTTCTGATCTGAACGATTTATATCGTCGCGTGATCAACCGTAACAACCGTTTGAAGCGTTTATTAGACTTAGCGGCACCCGATATTATCGTGCGTAACGAAAAGCGTATGCTGCAGGAATCTGTGGATGCGTTGCTCGATAACGGCCGTCGCGGTCGTGCCATCACCGGTTCTAACAAGCGTCCTCTTAAGTCCTTGGCAGATATGATCAAGGGTAAGCAGGGTCGTTTCCGTCAGAACTTGCTCGGTAAGCGTGTTGACTACTCCGGTCGTTCGGTAATCGTAGTGGGCCCGACTTTGCGTCTGCACCAGTGCGGTCTGCCGAAGAAAATGGCACTCGAGCTGTTCAAGCCGTTCATCTATGGCAAGTTGGAAGCGCGTGGCTTAGCCACGACTATCAAAGCGGCCAAGAAGATGGTTGAGCGCGAAGAGGCGGTGGTTTGGGACGTATTGGATGACGTAATTCGTGAACATCCAGTATTACTGAACCGTGCACCTACCTTGCACCGTTTGGGTATCCAGGCCTTTGAGCCAGTGTTGATCGAAGGTAAAGCGATTCAGTTGCACCCATTAGTGTGTGCGGCCTATAACGCCGACTTCGACGGTGACCAAATGGCGGTCCACGTACCGCTGACCATAGAAGCACAGCTTGAAGCTCGTGCACTTATGATGTCGACCAACAACATACTGTCTCCTGCTAACGGCGAGCCGATCATCGTTCCTTCACAGGACGTAGTACTGGGTCTGTATTACATGACCCGTGACAAGATCAACGCCAAAGGCGAAGGCATGATTTTGACCAGCGCCAAAGAAGCGGAAAAGGTTTATCGCGGTGGCCATGCTGAACTGCATGCCAAAGTGAAAATCCGCATCACCGACTCTGAGCGTATGGAAGACGGCACTGAAGTGGAAACCACGGCTATCCGTGAGACCACTATTGGTCGTGCCATCTTGAGCTTGGTGGTGCCTAAAGGCTTGCCTTTTAGCATGATCGACCAAGCCATGGGCAAGAAGCAGATCTCTAAGCTGATGAACGCTTGTTATCGTCGTTTGGGCCTGAAAGAGTCTGTAATCTTTGCTGACCAATTGATGTATACCGGTTTCCAGTACGCCACTTTGTCTGGCGTGTCTGTGGGTATCAACGACTTGGTTATTCCTGATGCGAAAAAATACATCATCGAAGAAGCCGAAGCCGAAGTATCTGAAATCCAGGAGCAGTTCCAGTCTGGTTTGGTTACCGCGGGCGAGCGTTACAACAAAGTTATCGATATTTGGGCCAGCGCCAACGAGCGTGTGTCTAAAGCGATGATGGAAAACTTGTCGAAAGACAAGGTGATCGACCGTGACGGTAACGAAGTGCTGCAAGACTCGTTCAACAGCATTTACATGATGGCCGACTCCGGCGCTCGTGGTAGTGCCGCTCAGATCCGTCAGTTGGCGGGTATGCGTGGTCTGATGGCGAAACCAGATGGTTCCATCATCGAAACGCCAATCATCGCCAACTTCCGTGAAGGTTTGAACGTACTTCAGTACTTTAACTCCACGCACGGTGCCCGTAAGGGTCTGGCAGATACCGCATTGAAGACGGCTAACTCCGGTTACCTGACTCGTCGTCTAGTAGACGTGGCGCAAGACTTGGTGATCACCACCGACGACTGTGGCACCTTCGACGGTCTGTGGATCACTTCACTGATCGAAGGCGGCGATGTGGTTGAGCAGTTGCGTGACCGCGTATTGGGCCGAGTAGTGGTCGAAGACGTGATCCGCCCGGGTACCGAGAATGAAATCTTGGTGGCTCGTAACACCCTGCTCGATGAGAAGTGGTGTGATGAGATTGAAGAGAGCTCGGTAGACCGCATTAAAGTACGCTCCGTTATTACTTGTGATAACGATCATGGCGTATGTGCTCATTGTTACGGCCGTGACTTGGCCCGTGGCCACTTGGTTAACCAAGGCGAAGCAGTGGGCGTTATCGCCGCTCAGTCTATCGGTGAGCCGGGTACCCAGTTAACGATGCGTACCTTCCACATCGGTGGTGCAGCATCACGAGCGGCAGCAGAAAACAGTATCCAGGTGAAAAACCCAGGTACCTTGAAGCTGGTTAACGCAAAGTTTGTGACTAATAACGACGGTAAGACGGTCATCGTGTCTCGTTCTTCTGAACTGACCATTATCGATGAATTGGGTCAAACCCGTGAAAACCACAAACTGCCTTACGGTGCTTTGTTGGAAAAAGCGGACGGCGAGCAGGTTCAACTTGGCCAGTTAGTGGCCACGTGGGACCCGCACACCCACCCAATCGTTACCGAAGTGGCAGGTCATGTTAAGTTTATCGACATGATTGATGGCGTGACCATCAGCCGTCAAACCGATGAACTGACCGGTCTGTCCAGCATTGTAGTCATGGATGTGAACGAACGTCCGGCTTCAGGTAAAGAGCTGCGTCCGACAGTTAAGCTGATTGATGATCACAACAACGATGTGATTATCCCCGGCACCGACTTGTCTGCGCTGTACTTCTTACCAGGCCGTTCGATTGTCAGCCTAGAAGATGGTGCCGTGGTAAACGTGGGTGACGCGGTTGCGCGTATTCCACAGGAATCCAGTGGTACGAAAGATATCACCGGTGGTCTACCACGGGTTGCTGACTTGTTTGAAGCGCGTCTACCGAAAGAGCCGGCTATCTTGGCGGAAATTTCGGGCACCATCGCATTCGGTAAAGAGACCAAAGGCAAGCGCCGCTTGGTGATCACGCCGTTAGATGGTGGCGAACCGTTTGAGGAGATGATCCACAAATGGCGTCACGTGAACGTGTTCGAAGGTGAGAAGGTCGAAAAAGGCGAAGTCTTGGCCGATGGTCCAGAATCCGCACACGATATCTTGCGTCTGCGTGGCATTAGCCCCGTCGCCAACTATATCGTGAACGAAGTGCAAGAGGTTTACCGCTTGCAGGGCGTTAAGATCAACGATAAACACATTGAAACTATCGTGCGTCAGATGCTGCGTCGTGCCGAAATAATGAACTCGGGCGATTCCGATTTCATTAACGGTGAGCAAGCAGAAGTGGTACGTATTCGTCAGGCTAACCGTGCGCTGATTGCGGCGAACAAGCAGCCAGTAGAATACCGTCATGTATTGATGGGTATCACTAAGGCTTCTTTGAGCACTGAATCTTTCATCTCGGCGGCGTCCTTCCAGGAAACCACTCGAGTACTGACGGAAGCTGCAGTGTCCGGCAAAGTAGATAACTTGCGCGGTCTGAAAGAGAACGTGATTGTAGGCCGACTGGTACCTGCGGGTACGGGGTTTGCCTACCATCAGGCACGCAATGCCAAGCGTAATCCAGATCAAGCAGTGCCTGTATCGGCTGATGAAGTCGAACAGAATCTCGCTAATTTGTTGAACGCGACCAAATAA
- the rpoB gene encoding DNA-directed RNA polymerase subunit beta → MVYSYTEKKRIRKDFGKRDQVLDTPYLLSIQLDSFKQFIEADPRGEHGLEAAFRSVFPIASYSGNAELQYVSFRLGEPVFDVKECQIRGVTYSAPLRVKLRMVLYDREAAPGTVKDIKEQEVYMGEIPLMTVNGTFVINGTERVIVSQLHRSPGVFFDHDRGKTHSSGKVLYNARVIPYRGSWLDFEFDAKDNLFVRIDRRRKLPASIMLRALEFTTEEILEMFFETTTFEVANGKLMMELKPERLRGETASFDILVEGEVLVEIGRRITARHIRQLEKAGIEKIEVPVEYAVGKVVAKDYVNVDTGELVIGANSELTLEVLANLSVAGIKQFETLFTNELDHGAYMSDTLRIDSSTNRVEALVEVYRMMRPGEPPTRDAADTLFENLFFSEDRYDLSTVGRMKFNRRLFRDEIDGPGTLTKSDIVDVMKRLIDIRNGNDEVDDIDHLGNRRIRSVGEMAENQFRVGLVRVERAVRERLSLGDLDTLMPQDLINAKPISAAVKEFFGSSQLSQFMDQNNPLSEVTHKRRISALGPGGLTRERAGFEVRDVHTTHYGRLCPIETPEGPNIGLINSLACYSRTNEYGFLETPYRKVVDGQITDDVDYLSAIEEGHFVIAQANAASDDDNRLTEELVASRHKGEATYMNADQVQYMDVSPQQVVSVAASLIPFLEHDDANRALMGSNMQRQAVPTLRVDKPLVGTGIERAVAVDSGVTVVAKRGGIVDYADASRIVVKVNEEEMLPGEAGIDIYNLTKYTRSNQNTCINQRPCVMPGERVLGGDVLADGPSTDLGELALGQNLRVAFMAWNGFNFEDSILLNERLVEHDRLTTIHIQELTCISRDTKLGPEEITADIPNVGESALSKLDESGIVYVGAEMRPGDILVGKVTPKGESQLTPEEKLLRAIFGEKASDVKDSSLRVPNSVFGTVIDVQVFTRDGIEKDKRAQDIEHMQLKQAKKDLTEEFSILEDGVYARARNVLIASGMSAEQVSKIARNQLLEQSIDDEAKQIELEQLAEQQAELKADFDKMFENKRRKITQGDDLAPGVLKIVKVYLAVKRQIQPGDKMAGRHGNKGVVSIIVPVEDMPHDEHGVPVDMVLNPLGVPSRMNIGQILETHLGLAAKGIGEKIDRMLKEQQAIARLREFIQEVYDLGDGIRQKVDLSTFTDAEVQTLANNLRHGMPMATPAFDGADEHEIKRMLLLADLPESGQITLYDGRTGTAFERAVTVGYMYMLKLNHLVDDKMHARSTGSYSLVTQQPLGGKAQFGGQRFGEMEVWALEAYGAAYTLQEMLTVKSDDVNGRTKMYKNIVDGDHRMEPGMPESFNVLLKEIRSLGINIELDES, encoded by the coding sequence ATGGTTTACTCTTACACAGAGAAAAAGCGCATTCGTAAGGACTTTGGTAAACGTGACCAGGTCTTGGACACGCCTTACCTGCTATCAATCCAGCTTGATTCCTTCAAACAGTTTATTGAAGCAGATCCGCGCGGCGAACACGGTTTGGAAGCGGCTTTTCGTAGCGTCTTCCCCATCGCCAGCTATTCTGGCAATGCTGAATTGCAATATGTCAGTTTCCGTTTGGGCGAGCCCGTCTTTGACGTTAAAGAATGTCAAATCCGTGGTGTAACTTATTCGGCGCCCTTGCGCGTTAAATTGCGCATGGTGCTGTACGACAGAGAAGCCGCACCTGGCACTGTCAAAGACATTAAAGAGCAAGAAGTCTACATGGGCGAAATCCCGCTCATGACTGTAAACGGTACCTTCGTTATCAATGGTACCGAGCGGGTAATAGTCTCCCAGCTGCATCGCAGCCCGGGTGTGTTTTTCGATCACGACCGTGGCAAAACTCACTCTTCCGGTAAAGTTTTGTATAACGCGCGTGTGATCCCTTACCGTGGTTCCTGGCTCGATTTTGAGTTTGATGCGAAAGACAACCTGTTTGTCCGTATCGACCGTCGTCGCAAGCTACCCGCGTCCATCATGTTACGTGCCCTTGAGTTCACCACAGAAGAAATTCTGGAAATGTTCTTCGAGACTACCACTTTTGAAGTGGCGAACGGCAAGTTAATGATGGAACTTAAGCCTGAGCGTCTGCGTGGCGAAACCGCCTCGTTCGACATTCTGGTTGAAGGTGAAGTTCTGGTTGAAATTGGCCGTCGTATTACTGCGCGCCATATTCGTCAACTGGAAAAAGCTGGCATCGAAAAAATCGAAGTACCGGTGGAATATGCCGTCGGTAAAGTGGTTGCTAAAGACTATGTTAACGTCGACACCGGCGAACTGGTTATTGGCGCCAACAGCGAGCTAACACTAGAAGTGTTGGCCAACTTGTCTGTGGCTGGCATTAAGCAGTTTGAGACCCTGTTCACTAACGAACTGGATCACGGCGCTTACATGTCTGACACCTTGCGTATCGACTCTTCCACCAACCGCGTAGAAGCGCTGGTCGAAGTGTATCGCATGATGCGCCCAGGCGAGCCGCCAACCCGCGATGCTGCTGACACCTTGTTTGAGAACTTATTCTTCTCAGAAGACCGCTATGACCTCTCCACCGTGGGCCGGATGAAATTTAACCGTCGTCTGTTCCGTGATGAGATTGATGGTCCGGGTACTCTGACTAAGTCAGATATCGTTGACGTGATGAAGCGCTTGATCGACATCCGTAACGGTAATGACGAAGTGGACGATATCGACCACTTGGGTAACCGTCGTATTCGCTCTGTGGGCGAAATGGCAGAAAACCAGTTCCGTGTTGGTTTAGTGCGCGTTGAGCGTGCGGTGCGTGAGCGTCTATCATTAGGCGATCTTGACACCCTGATGCCACAAGACTTGATCAACGCCAAGCCGATTTCGGCAGCGGTGAAAGAGTTCTTTGGCTCCAGCCAATTGTCCCAGTTTATGGACCAAAACAACCCGCTATCAGAAGTGACGCACAAGCGTCGTATTTCTGCATTAGGCCCAGGTGGTTTGACCCGTGAACGTGCTGGCTTTGAAGTTCGAGATGTACACACCACCCACTACGGTCGTTTGTGTCCTATCGAAACGCCAGAAGGACCAAACATCGGTCTGATCAACTCATTGGCTTGCTACTCGCGCACTAACGAATACGGTTTCCTTGAGACCCCGTATCGTAAAGTGGTCGATGGCCAAATTACCGACGATGTAGACTATTTGTCTGCCATCGAGGAAGGTCACTTCGTGATCGCTCAGGCTAACGCCGCTTCTGATGACGACAACCGTCTGACTGAAGAGCTGGTTGCGTCCCGTCATAAAGGTGAAGCCACCTATATGAACGCGGATCAGGTGCAGTACATGGACGTGAGTCCACAACAGGTAGTTTCTGTTGCGGCGTCCTTGATACCCTTCCTTGAGCACGATGATGCTAACCGAGCCTTGATGGGTTCGAACATGCAACGTCAAGCCGTACCAACACTGCGCGTCGATAAGCCGCTAGTGGGTACCGGTATTGAGCGTGCAGTAGCCGTCGACTCCGGTGTAACCGTAGTAGCCAAGCGTGGCGGTATCGTCGATTACGCCGATGCTTCACGCATAGTAGTAAAAGTTAACGAAGAAGAGATGCTGCCTGGCGAAGCCGGTATCGACATCTATAACCTGACCAAGTACACCCGTTCTAACCAGAACACCTGTATCAACCAGCGTCCTTGTGTGATGCCGGGTGAGCGGGTACTGGGCGGCGACGTATTGGCCGACGGTCCTTCAACTGACTTGGGCGAACTCGCCTTGGGTCAGAACCTGCGCGTGGCCTTTATGGCATGGAACGGGTTTAACTTCGAAGATTCCATCTTGCTGAATGAGCGTCTGGTAGAGCATGACCGCCTGACCACCATTCATATTCAGGAACTGACTTGTATCTCTCGTGATACCAAGTTGGGCCCAGAAGAAATCACCGCCGATATCCCGAACGTGGGTGAATCTGCGCTGAGCAAGCTTGATGAGTCCGGTATCGTGTACGTGGGTGCAGAAATGCGTCCCGGCGATATCTTAGTTGGTAAAGTAACCCCTAAGGGTGAAAGCCAGCTAACGCCAGAAGAGAAGCTGCTGCGAGCCATCTTCGGTGAAAAAGCCTCCGACGTTAAAGACTCGTCTTTGCGTGTACCTAACTCAGTGTTTGGTACGGTAATAGACGTACAAGTCTTTACCCGTGATGGCATCGAAAAAGACAAGCGTGCCCAAGACATTGAGCACATGCAGTTGAAGCAGGCCAAGAAAGACTTAACTGAAGAGTTCAGCATCCTCGAAGACGGCGTTTACGCCCGTGCTCGTAATGTCTTGATAGCTTCTGGTATGTCTGCTGAGCAAGTGTCTAAAATTGCCCGTAACCAGTTACTGGAACAGTCAATTGATGACGAAGCCAAGCAAATTGAGCTTGAGCAACTTGCCGAGCAACAAGCTGAGCTGAAAGCTGATTTCGATAAGATGTTCGAAAACAAACGTCGCAAGATCACCCAAGGTGATGATCTGGCGCCGGGCGTGCTGAAAATCGTTAAGGTGTACTTGGCGGTGAAACGTCAAATTCAGCCTGGCGATAAGATGGCCGGCCGTCACGGTAACAAGGGTGTGGTTTCTATCATTGTTCCGGTTGAAGACATGCCGCATGACGAGCATGGCGTACCGGTAGACATGGTATTGAACCCACTGGGTGTACCGTCGCGGATGAACATCGGTCAGATCCTCGAGACGCACTTAGGCTTAGCGGCCAAGGGCATCGGCGAGAAGATTGACCGTATGCTCAAAGAGCAGCAAGCGATTGCTCGTCTGCGCGAATTCATTCAGGAAGTTTACGACCTGGGTGATGGCATCCGTCAGAAAGTAGACCTGTCTACCTTCACCGATGCCGAAGTGCAGACGCTGGCCAATAACTTGCGCCACGGCATGCCAATGGCAACGCCGGCGTTTGATGGTGCCGATGAGCACGAAATTAAGCGCATGCTGCTGCTGGCCGATCTGCCAGAATCTGGTCAGATCACGCTGTATGACGGTCGTACTGGTACTGCTTTCGAGCGTGCCGTGACCGTGGGCTATATGTACATGCTGAAGTTGAACCACTTGGTGGACGACAAGATGCACGCCCGTTCTACTGGTTCTTACAGTCTGGTAACGCAACAGCCGCTGGGTGGTAAAGCTCAGTTTGGTGGTCAGCGTTTCGGTGAGATGGAAGTGTGGGCACTGGAAGCATACGGTGCCGCCTATACCTTGCAAGAAATGTTGACGGTCAAGTCGGATGACGTTAACGGTCGTACTAAGATGTATAAAAACATCGTCGATGGTGATCACCGCATGGAGCCGGGCATGCCCGAGTCTTTCAACGTACTGTTGAAAGAAATTCGCTCTCTCGGTATCAACATCGAGCTGGACGAAAGTTAA
- the rplL gene encoding 50S ribosomal protein L7/L12, producing the protein MSITKDQIIEAVAEMSVMQVVELIEAMEEKFGVSAAAAVASAGEAAVVEEQTEFDVMLTAVGPNKVSVIKAVRSATGLGLKEAKGLVEAAPCAVKEALSKGEAETLKKELEEAGASVDLK; encoded by the coding sequence ATGTCTATCACTAAAGACCAAATCATTGAAGCCGTTGCAGAAATGTCTGTAATGCAAGTTGTTGAACTGATCGAAGCAATGGAAGAAAAATTCGGCGTTTCTGCTGCTGCTGCTGTTGCCTCTGCTGGCGAAGCTGCTGTTGTTGAAGAGCAGACTGAATTCGACGTTATGTTGACTGCAGTTGGCCCGAACAAAGTATCTGTAATCAAAGCAGTACGTTCTGCTACCGGTCTTGGCCTGAAAGAAGCCAAGGGTCTGGTTGAAGCCGCTCCATGTGCAGTTAAAGAAGCACTGAGCAAAGGCGAAGCTGAGACGTTGAAGAAAGAGCTCGAAGAAGCAGGTGCTTCTGTTGATCTTAAATAA
- the rplJ gene encoding 50S ribosomal protein L10 → MALRLEDKKAIVAEVNEAAKGALSAVVADARGVTVAAMTKLRQQARDNGVYLKVVRNTLARIAVKETNYECLNEVFVGPTLIAFSNEHPGAAARLFKDFAKEQAAFEVKGLAYEGAFIPAADIDRLAKLPTYNEAIAQLMATMKEASAGKLVRTIAALRDQKQAADAA, encoded by the coding sequence ATGGCATTAAGACTCGAAGACAAAAAGGCAATAGTTGCTGAAGTCAACGAAGCTGCCAAGGGCGCCCTGTCTGCAGTAGTAGCCGATGCACGTGGCGTTACTGTAGCTGCCATGACCAAACTGCGCCAGCAAGCGCGTGACAACGGAGTTTACCTTAAGGTAGTTCGTAACACGTTAGCTCGCATCGCAGTTAAAGAGACCAACTATGAGTGCCTCAATGAGGTTTTCGTTGGTCCTACCCTGATTGCGTTTTCCAACGAACACCCGGGCGCTGCTGCTCGTTTGTTCAAGGACTTTGCTAAAGAGCAAGCCGCATTCGAGGTGAAAGGTCTGGCATACGAGGGTGCTTTTATCCCCGCAGCCGATATTGACCGTCTCGCAAAACTGCCGACGTACAACGAAGCAATTGCACAGCTGATGGCGACTATGAAAGAAGCTTCTGCTGGCAAGCTGGTACGTACTATCGCAGCTCTGCGCGACCAAAAACAAGCCGCCGACGCAGCATAA
- the rplA gene encoding 50S ribosomal protein L1, which translates to MAKLTKRMRVIRDRIESTKNYEINEAVALLQELATAKFVESVDVAVNLGIDARKSDQNVRGATVLPNGTGRDVRVAVFAQGANAEAAKEAGAELVGMEDLAEQIKKGEMNFDVVIASPDAMRVVGQLGQILGPRGLMPNPKVGTVTPNVAEAVKNAKAGQVRYRNDKNGIIHTTIGKVDFTVENLKGNLEALLVALKRAKPATSKGIFIKKVTLSTTMGAGVTVDQASLDEKK; encoded by the coding sequence ATGGCTAAATTAACTAAGCGCATGCGTGTTATTCGTGACCGTATTGAAAGCACTAAAAATTACGAAATCAATGAAGCCGTTGCTTTGTTACAAGAATTGGCCACTGCCAAGTTTGTAGAAAGCGTAGACGTTGCTGTTAACTTGGGCATCGACGCTCGTAAATCTGACCAAAACGTACGTGGCGCAACTGTGCTGCCAAACGGTACTGGTCGTGATGTACGCGTTGCAGTATTTGCTCAAGGCGCTAACGCTGAAGCCGCTAAAGAAGCCGGCGCTGAATTGGTTGGCATGGAAGATCTTGCCGAGCAAATCAAGAAAGGTGAAATGAACTTTGACGTCGTTATCGCATCTCCTGATGCCATGCGCGTTGTAGGTCAGTTAGGCCAAATCTTGGGCCCACGCGGTCTGATGCCTAACCCTAAAGTAGGTACCGTTACTCCTAACGTTGCTGAAGCTGTTAAGAATGCTAAAGCTGGTCAGGTTCGTTATCGTAACGACAAGAACGGTATCATCCACACCACTATTGGTAAGGTTGATTTCACCGTTGAGAACCTGAAAGGCAACTTGGAAGCCCTGTTGGTAGCACTGAAGCGTGCTAAGCCTGCAACTTCTAAAGGTATCTTTATCAAGAAAGTAACCCTGTCCACCACTATGGGTGCCGGCGTTACTGTTGATCAAGCAAGCCTAGACGAAAAGAAATAA